GATCCGTTCGCGGTAGGAGATGGGGAGGGGGAAGACCAGGGAGATGGCGTTGCGGGTCACCAGCCGGGTGGCCGAGGCCGACTCCACCCCCAGGTACCAGAGCCCCACCAGGGTGCGCAGCAGCCCGAAGGCGGCGATGGCGACCGCCACCCCGAAAACCGTCAGGACGGTACGCAGGCGGTGGCGGAAGGCGTTACGCAGGATGAGACGGAAAAAGAGCATAACTCGTCACTCGTCATTTATCCGCTGTCTTCAGTCCTCTGTCCTCTGTCTTCCGTCTTCTGTCACTGGGGCAGCAAAACCCCCTTCTCCAGATGCCGCACGATGTGCGCCTTCTCGGCCGCCCGGGGGTCGTGGGTGACCATGAGGATCGTCTTGCCCGCCTCGTGCACCAGGCGGTCCATCAGCTCCAGGATCTCCTCGGCCGAGGCCCGGTCCAGGTCGCCGGTCGGCTCGTCGGCCACCAGGAGGGTCGGGTCGGTGACCACGGCCCGGGCGATGGCGACCCGCTGCTGCTGGCCGCCGGAGAGC
This sequence is a window from Desulfuromonadales bacterium. Protein-coding genes within it:
- a CDS encoding ATP-binding cassette domain-containing protein — its product is AFENVELPLLLTGLSRRERREHATAALAAVGLADRMDHRPGQLSGGQQQRVAIARAVVTDPTLLVADEPTGDLDRASAEEILELMDRLVHEAGKTILMVTHDPRAAEKAHIVRHLEKGVLLPQ